One genomic window of Punica granatum isolate Tunisia-2019 chromosome 1, ASM765513v2, whole genome shotgun sequence includes the following:
- the LOC116192990 gene encoding GDSL esterase/lipase At4g01130 isoform X1 produces the protein MLRKRFIPWALVMVPMLSISCHSKCAFEAIFNFGDSNTDTGGFYAAFPGQNGPFGMTHFKRPSGRASDGRLIVDFLAQALGLPFLSPYLQSIGSDYHHGANFATLASTVLIPNTSLFVSGLSPFALPIQVNQMKEFKSRVEEFNSSGSSILPSQDIIGKSMYTFYIGQNDFTSNLAAGIGGVQQYLPQVVGQIAGAIKEIYGLGGRTFLVLNLAPVGCYPAFLVELPHNSSDIDEYGCMVSYNNAVVDYNKMLRETLAQTRTSVPDASLIYVDIHSVLLELFQHPTSHGLQYGTKACCGYGGGLYNFDPKVYCGNTKEINGSTVTASACSDPQNYVSWDGIHATEAANKLSVQAILNGDYFDPSFPLQELCDLQPIG, from the exons ATGTTGAGGAAGCGCTTCATTCCGTGGGCTCTGGTGATGGTGCCAATGctgagcatctcgtgccactCGAAATGCGCGTTCGAGGCAATATTCAACTTCGGGGACTCGAACACCGACACTGGCGGGTTTTACGCAGCCTTCCCTGGCCAGAACGGACCGTTCGGGATGACCCACTTCAAGCGGCCTTCTGGCCGGGCTTCTGATGGCAGGCTCATCGTCGATTTCTTGG CACAGGCTCTAGGGCTGCCATTCCTGAGCCCATACCTCCAATCAATCGGATCCGATTATCATCATGGGGCCAACTTTGCGACTTTGGCATCGACCGTTCTCATCCCAAACACGTCCTTGTTCGTGTCAGGACTCAGCCCGTTTGCCTTGCCCATTCAGGTAAACCAAATGAAGGAATTCAAGTCTCGGGTCGAAGAATTTAACTCCTCAG gatcGAGCATTCTGCCTTCACAGGACATAATTGGGAAGTCCATGTACACGTTCTATATCGGGCAGAATGATTTCACGTCGAACTTAGCTGCCGGTATCGGAGGAGTGCAGCAGTATCTTCCGCAAGTGGTTGGCCAAATTGCCGGGGCCATCAAG GAGATATACGGTCTCGGTGGGCGGACGTTTCTGGTGCTGAATTTGGCACCAGTGGGCTGTTACCCAGCCTTCCTTGTCGAGCTCCCTCACAACAGCTCGGACATAGACGAATACGGGTGCATGGTGTCGTACAATAATGCTGTCGTGGATTACAACAAGATGCTGAGGGAGACGCTTGCTCAGACCCGAACATCTGTCCCTGATGCAAGCCTCATTTATGTGGACATCCACTCTGTTTTGCTTGAGCTTTTCCAGCATCCCACTTCTCACG GTCTTCAATATGGCACGAAAGCATGCTGCGGATATGGAGGCGGTCTGTACAATTTCGACCCGAAAGTATACTGTGGGAATACAAAGGAGATCAACGGGAGCACTGTAACTGCATCTGCTTGTAGCGACCCTCAGAACTACGTGAGCTGGGACGGGATACATGCCACTGAAGCCGCTAACAAGCTCAGCGTGCAGGCTATTCTCAATGGGGATTACTTCGACCCCTCTTTCCCTCTTCAGGAGCTCTGTGATCTCCAACCCATCGGGTGA
- the LOC116192990 gene encoding GDSL esterase/lipase At4g01130 isoform X2, which produces MAGSSSISWALGLPFLSPYLQSIGSDYHHGANFATLASTVLIPNTSLFVSGLSPFALPIQVNQMKEFKSRVEEFNSSGSSILPSQDIIGKSMYTFYIGQNDFTSNLAAGIGGVQQYLPQVVGQIAGAIKEIYGLGGRTFLVLNLAPVGCYPAFLVELPHNSSDIDEYGCMVSYNNAVVDYNKMLRETLAQTRTSVPDASLIYVDIHSVLLELFQHPTSHGLQYGTKACCGYGGGLYNFDPKVYCGNTKEINGSTVTASACSDPQNYVSWDGIHATEAANKLSVQAILNGDYFDPSFPLQELCDLQPIG; this is translated from the exons ATGGCAGGCTCATCGTCGATTTCTTGG GCTCTAGGGCTGCCATTCCTGAGCCCATACCTCCAATCAATCGGATCCGATTATCATCATGGGGCCAACTTTGCGACTTTGGCATCGACCGTTCTCATCCCAAACACGTCCTTGTTCGTGTCAGGACTCAGCCCGTTTGCCTTGCCCATTCAGGTAAACCAAATGAAGGAATTCAAGTCTCGGGTCGAAGAATTTAACTCCTCAG gatcGAGCATTCTGCCTTCACAGGACATAATTGGGAAGTCCATGTACACGTTCTATATCGGGCAGAATGATTTCACGTCGAACTTAGCTGCCGGTATCGGAGGAGTGCAGCAGTATCTTCCGCAAGTGGTTGGCCAAATTGCCGGGGCCATCAAG GAGATATACGGTCTCGGTGGGCGGACGTTTCTGGTGCTGAATTTGGCACCAGTGGGCTGTTACCCAGCCTTCCTTGTCGAGCTCCCTCACAACAGCTCGGACATAGACGAATACGGGTGCATGGTGTCGTACAATAATGCTGTCGTGGATTACAACAAGATGCTGAGGGAGACGCTTGCTCAGACCCGAACATCTGTCCCTGATGCAAGCCTCATTTATGTGGACATCCACTCTGTTTTGCTTGAGCTTTTCCAGCATCCCACTTCTCACG GTCTTCAATATGGCACGAAAGCATGCTGCGGATATGGAGGCGGTCTGTACAATTTCGACCCGAAAGTATACTGTGGGAATACAAAGGAGATCAACGGGAGCACTGTAACTGCATCTGCTTGTAGCGACCCTCAGAACTACGTGAGCTGGGACGGGATACATGCCACTGAAGCCGCTAACAAGCTCAGCGTGCAGGCTATTCTCAATGGGGATTACTTCGACCCCTCTTTCCCTCTTCAGGAGCTCTGTGATCTCCAACCCATCGGGTGA
- the LOC116206404 gene encoding uncharacterized protein LOC116206404 — MQRGLRFISWWVILVVLRSAVAIPVLGSDGNSSMSTPESLDDYILKFVNESLKRPRTGTVYKVSLPPSFSGIEVSVVRFRSSSFWVRGVNFSDFWIPPRIIPMPYVKRLVIVFENLHNLSSHYYHVPGYELIAPVLGFSAYDASNSTVLGSQKLNLSTDGTLISIHFLPFPEKHANGLIRCVALGMNKSYEFSNMTSPNVCSARHQGHFSLAVPLTPSNHKKEGDKLWKWWVVGFVGGFFVLALLCLVVLCIHRLVVRRKIKEMEKQSERGVPLDTFYIGRTKLPSASMIRTQPSGVENEYVS, encoded by the coding sequence ATGCAAAGAGGCCTCAGGTTTATCAGCTGGTGGGTCATCCTAGTCGTGCTTCGATCTGCAGTGGCGATTCCGGTCTTGGGAAGCGACGGCAACAGCAGCATGTCCACGCCGGAGTCTCTGGATGATTATATCCTCAAGTTTGTGAATGAGTCGCTGAAGCGGCCTCGGACAGGAACCGTGTACAAAgtctctctccctcctagTTTTTCTGGGATCGAAGTCTCAGTCGTGAGGTTCAGAAGCTCGAGTTTTTGGGTCAGAGGTGTGAATTTCAGCGACTTCTGGATCCCACCAAGGATCATCCCGATGCCTTACGTGAAGAGGCTCGTCATAGTGTTTGAGAATTTGCACAACTTGTCCTCCCATTACTACCACGTCCCGGGGTATGAGCTCATCGCTCCAGTTCTTGGGTTTTCGGCTTACGATGCCTCGAACTCCACTGTCCTAGGGAGCCAGAAGCTGAATTTAAGCACCGACGGCACCCTGATCTCCAttcattttcttccttttccagAAAAACACGCTAATGGGCTGATCAGATGTGTTGCACTCGGTATGAATAAGTCATATGAATTTAGCAACATGACCTCGCCGAACGTGTGCTCAGCTCGACATCAAGGCCATTTTTCTCTAGCCGTTCCCCTCACGCCATCGAATCACAAGAAGGAAGGGGACAAGCTCTGGAAATGGTGGGTGGTAGGATTCGTAGGCGGGTTTTTCGTGTTGGCCCTTTTGTGTTTGGTAGTGTTATGCATCCACAGGCTAGTAGTGAGGAGGAAGATCAAGGAGATGGAGAAGCAATCCGAGCGAGGTGTACCACTAGATACGTTTTATATCGGAAGAACTAAATTGCCTTCCGCATCCATGATCAGAACCCAACCTTCGGGCGTTGAGAATGAATATGTTTCTTGA